From Streptomyces sp. NBC_01551:
TGGAGCGGGCCTTCGAGTGCTGGGTGCACGCGTGGGACATCGCGGAGGCGGTGGACTACCCGTACGACCCGCCGTCGGGGGCGGACCTGCACCGCATGATCGACCTGGCGGCGCGGCTGCTGCCGAGTGCGCTCGCGCACCGGCGCCGGGCGGGCCTGGCGGCCCCGGCCCGCGGCCTGGTGGCGGCGGGCGCGCCCGGCCGCACGCTGCACCTGGAGATCGAGGGCTCGGGCGGCGGCAGCTGGGACATCGCCCTGGACTCCCCGGCGGCGAAGCCGTCGGCGGACCACCGGGTGGCGCACATCGCGCTGGACGGCGGCGAGTTCTGCCAGCTGGCCGCGGGCCACATCTCCCCGGAGGAAGCGGCGGCCGGCCAGCAGGGCGACCGCGAAGCCATCCGCGACGTCCTCTTCGCCGCCGCCTCCCTGAGCCGCCTCTAGCCTCCGGCGCGCGGTCAGACCCGCAACCCCGGCCACGTTCAGCCCGCGACCCCGGCCACGTTCAGCCTCGCCGGCGTTTGAGGCGCGGGGTCCGGGGCAGCGCCCCGGCACCCGGCCCGCAGGCCGGGCCACGACCTGAAACGAGGGTCCCGGCGGAGCCCGGTGCCCCGGCGGAGCCGCAGTCCCTGGGGCTCCGGGTGGCCCGGTTGCGGCCCGGGGCCCGAAGGGCCGCAGGGCTAGGCGAAGACGACGGTGCGGGAGCCGTTCAGGAGGACCCGGTGTTCGCTGTGCCACTTCACGGCGCGGGCGAGCGCCTGGCACTCCACGTCGCGGCCCACCGCCACCAGCTGGTCCGGGGTGACCTCGTGCCCCACCCGCTCGACCTCCTGCTCGATGATCGGCCCCTCGTCGAGGTCCGCCGTCACGTAGTGCGCGGTCGCGCCGATCAGCTTCACGCCCCGCGCATGCGCCTGGTGGTACGGCTTCGCGCCCTTGAAGCTCGGCAGGAACGAGTGGTGGATGTTGATGATCCGCCCGCTCAGCTCCTTGCACAGGGTGTCCGACAGCACCTGCATGTACCGCGCGAGCACCACCAGCTCGACGTTCTCCTCGCGCACCAGCTCCAGCAGCCGCGCCTCCGCCGCCGCCTTCGTGTCCTTCGTCACCGGAATGTGCACGAACGGGATCCCGTACGAGCCGACGAGCTCCTCGAAGTCCGTGTGGTTGGAGACGACCGCCGCGACCTCCACCGGCAGCGCCCCGATGCTCGCCCGGAACAGCAGGTCGTTCAGGCAGTGCCCGAACTTCGACACCATCAGGACGATCCGCATCCGCTCGTCGGAGCGGTGCAGTTCCCAGTCCATCCGGAACGAGTCGCCGATCGCCGCGAAACTGGCCCGCAGCTTTTCCAGCGTCACCGGCGCCTCCGCCGAGAAGTGCACCCGCATGAAGAACAGGCCGGTGTCGTGATCGCCGAACTGACGGCTGTCCTCGATGTTGCATCCGGTCATGAACAGGTAACTGGACACGGCATGCACGATGCCCTGCTTGTCGGGGCAGGACAGGGTGAGAACGTACTGCTGGGGGGCCTGGGGCTGCGGGTCATCGCTCATGACCCCACAGCCTTTCACACCGCGCGGGTGAGGATTCTCAGGGCTTCCAGCGACCGCGGCCGTTCGTCCGGGTCGTCCCCGTCCGCGACCGCCAGCCGTACGTGTGCCTCGCGTGCCGCACGCACCGCCTCGGGCCACGCGTGGTGCTCCAGGTACGTGGACACGGGCGCGTCCGGACCGACCTGGTGCAGGATCCGCAGCACGCGCAGGACCGCCAGGTCGACGAGGGCCGCCTCCTGGGAGTCCCGGAAGATCGTGCCGACGTATTTGTCGGCGGACCAGCTGTCGAGCCAGGTGTCCTCGACGAGCCGGTACACGGCGTCGGTGACGTCTCCGTACCCCGCGGCGCCGGCCAGCCAGGTGTCCTCCTGGAACTCCGGGGCGGAAAGCATGTGCAGCGCCGAGCGCACGTTGCCGCGCCAGCGCCACCACGGCATGTCGTTGAGGGGCATGCCGCCCATGGTGGAGGAGCGGCCACCACGACGGGAAGGGTTCTTCGAACCTTGGGCGATTGTCACGCTTTCGATCGTACGTTCCGGCAATTAGTGATCTTCAGGCAGCTCTCCGTGATCGTCCGGGGCGTCGCGACCGCCCCCTCCCCGGCAGTTCACCTGGAAGTCACCGAATGTTGTGTACACCTCAGGCTCCAGTTACCCGCGGGGCGGAAGGGTGCTGGGACATGACCGATTGGCGACGCGCAGCATCCCTGTCCCGCACCTTCCTGGCCACGGCGGTGGGCGCGTGTCTCGCCGTCGGATGCGGAGTCATCCCCGGAGGCTCGGGAGACTCCGCCGGCACCCTCACGGTCATGACCTTCGCCCCCGAGGGCACGAAGGCGACCAACATGCCCGGAATGCCCGCCATGGCCAAGGCGTACGAGCGCTGGGTCAACTCCAAGGGCGGCATCAACGGCCACAAGCTCCGGGTCCTGACCTGCAACGAGCGCAACACCCCGAACGGCGCCGCCGACTGCGCCCGCCAGGCCATCGCCGAGAAGGCGATCGCGGTCGTCGGCTCGTACAGCCAGCACGGCCGCGCCTTCATGGCCCCGCTGGAGGCCGAGGGAATCCCCTTCATAGGCGGCTACGGAGTCTCCTCCGAGGAGTTCCAGAGCACCCTCTCCTACCCCGTCAACGGCGGCCAGCCCGTCCTCCTCGCCGGCGCCGGACACCAGCTCGGGCGCGCCTGCGGCCAGGTGGCCATCGTCCGCCCGGACACCCTCGCCGGGGACTCGATGCCCGTGCTGCTCAACGCGGGCCTGAAGGCCAACAAGATGGGCGAGGCCTCCGACATCCGCGCCGCCGAGGACACCGCCGACTTCTCCTCGCAGGCCTCGGAGGCCCTGGCCGACACGGGCGGCGGGTCAGCCGGAACCAGCGTCAAGGACAAGGAGAAGGACAAGGACAAGGCGAAGGGCTGCGTCACCGCCGTGCTCGGCGAGCGCACCGAGACGTTCTTCGACGCCTTCCGCCGCGCCGCCGACGACAAGCAGCGCAAGCCGCAGATCTCCTCCGTCCTCGGCAGCGTCAGCCAGGCCCTGGTGAACCGGACCGGCGGCAAGGAGAGCCCCTTCGAGGGCTCGTACCTGACCAGCTGGTACCCCGTCGCCTCGGATCCGCTGTGGGAGCCGATGCGGAAGGTGATCTCCGAGCACTCCTTCGGCGACGACGGCGTGGACCCGGACGACAGCGGCGCGCAGACCACCTGGATCGCGTACACGGTGCTGAACGAGGTCGTGAAGCGGTTCGAGAAGGGCGAGGACATCACTGCGCGGAAGGTCGCGCGGATGCTGAACCAGTCCGAGAAGATCGCGACCGGCGGCCTCACCCCGGACCTGTCCTGGCGCTACCAGGACATGCGCGCCGTCGCCGGATTCCCGCGCATCGTGAACGGGCAGGTCACGTTCCAGATCGTCCAGGCCGGCCGGCTCGTGGCGCAGCCGGGCGAGGAGTCCATGGACATGACCCCGACCCTGGAGCAGGCGCCGCGCGCGGCGTAGTGGG
This genomic window contains:
- the purU gene encoding formyltetrahydrofolate deformylase, which gives rise to MSDDPQPQAPQQYVLTLSCPDKQGIVHAVSSYLFMTGCNIEDSRQFGDHDTGLFFMRVHFSAEAPVTLEKLRASFAAIGDSFRMDWELHRSDERMRIVLMVSKFGHCLNDLLFRASIGALPVEVAAVVSNHTDFEELVGSYGIPFVHIPVTKDTKAAAEARLLELVREENVELVVLARYMQVLSDTLCKELSGRIINIHHSFLPSFKGAKPYHQAHARGVKLIGATAHYVTADLDEGPIIEQEVERVGHEVTPDQLVAVGRDVECQALARAVKWHSEHRVLLNGSRTVVFA
- a CDS encoding ABC transporter substrate-binding protein, which encodes MTDWRRAASLSRTFLATAVGACLAVGCGVIPGGSGDSAGTLTVMTFAPEGTKATNMPGMPAMAKAYERWVNSKGGINGHKLRVLTCNERNTPNGAADCARQAIAEKAIAVVGSYSQHGRAFMAPLEAEGIPFIGGYGVSSEEFQSTLSYPVNGGQPVLLAGAGHQLGRACGQVAIVRPDTLAGDSMPVLLNAGLKANKMGEASDIRAAEDTADFSSQASEALADTGGGSAGTSVKDKEKDKDKAKGCVTAVLGERTETFFDAFRRAADDKQRKPQISSVLGSVSQALVNRTGGKESPFEGSYLTSWYPVASDPLWEPMRKVISEHSFGDDGVDPDDSGAQTTWIAYTVLNEVVKRFEKGEDITARKVARMLNQSEKIATGGLTPDLSWRYQDMRAVAGFPRIVNGQVTFQIVQAGRLVAQPGEESMDMTPTLEQAPRAA